DNA sequence from the bacterium genome:
ATTTTTGATTTTTAATATTTAATATTTGATTTTTTTTATTGCCTTACAAGTATTTTTGCATTTTGCTTTGTCCTTTTGATTTGGACATTTTGATATTTGCATTAAACTCCTTGTGGAATATTTCGCATCGGTATCCTATTGTTTAACAAAGAGTTACTTTTCAAATCAACGCAATTTGGAACATGCTCTGTGGTTAGTTTTTGACAATACCGTTAAATAAAAGGGGGATGAAAAAATGCCAATTGTCAAGAGTCAAGAAGCAGAAAATTATGGTATCAGGGTTACAGCTACATTGATGTGCACGGCGGCGAGAACTGCTCCAAAGGCAAAAGGTGTTGATAACATTGTTAGTTGTTTAGTCGATAAGCAAGAAAAACAAAATGTAGTGGAAACTATGCGCCAAATTGCAAAGGATTTTAATAATGATACCTTTGCCAGAGATGCAGATTCGGTTGAAAAAGCCCATATTTTAGTTTTGATTGGAACTAAAATTAGCCCGGTTAATTTAAAATTATGCGGTTTATGTGGATTCAAAAACTGTGTAGAATGTGTTGAAAAAAATGGAATATGTATTTTCAACCCTGGAGATTTAGGTATCGCCGTTGGTTCTGCCGTAGCCATAGCTGCTGATAATCGCATCGATAATCGGATAATGTATACCGCTGGTTTTGCCGCAGTTAAATTAAATTTATTAGGCAAAGAGGTAAAAATAGCTTATGGAATTCCATTAAGTGCTACGGCAAAAAATATCTTCTTTGATAGGAAACAAAGTGATTAATCTAACAAAACTTAGTCGTGCTTCGGAAAACATCATTTCAGAAATGGTTGTTGGTGATAAGCCAATAGTCGTCTGGAATATGACCCGACAATGTAATTTATCCTGTCGGCATTGTTATATTTCTGCCCGTGATAAAAAGTCAATGACAGAACTGACAACGGATGAGGCAAAGAGATTTATCTATGATTTAGCCAGTCTTAATGTGCCGGTGCTTCTTTTTAGTGGTGGAGAGCCACTTTTACGAAAGGATATTTTTGAACTGGGTGAATTTGCCGCTAATTTGGGCATTCGATCGGTTATTTCATCTAATGGAACATTAATTTCCTCCAGTATAGCACTTTCAATAAAAAATGCTGGTTTTGAATATGTGGGTATCAGTATCGATGGACTTGCGGATGTCCATAATGAATTTCGAGGAATAAAAAATGGTTTTCAACTATCATTTGAAGGAATCCATAATTGTCAGGAGGCAAAATTACACACCGGAATAAGATTTACAGTTAATAAACATAATTTTGAAGATCTACCCGCATTGCTTGATTTAGCCGCAAAAGAATCTATCCCAAGATTCTGCCTCTACCATTTAGTTTATACAGGTAAAGGCAAAGAAATGATTCAGGATGATTTAGACCTTAACACTAAGATAAACCTGATTAATTTTTTGATTTTTAGAGCCACCACAATCTCAAATATGGAAATACTCACAGTTGATAATCCAGCAGATGGAATTTATTTCTACATCCAGGAAAAAGAACCTCATAAAAAAGCCTTGATAGAAACCTTGCTTAAAATGGCAGGAGGATGTTCTGCTGGACAAAAGATTGCTAATATCTCCCCGGAAGGTGAAATTTATCCCTGTCAATTCTGGCAGGATTTGTCATTAGGAAATGTCCGCAAGACGCCATTTTCTCAAATCTGGCAAAAAAATCTAAATATGTGTTCACAGATAAAAACGAGATTAAAAGGTAAATGCGGTCAATGTTCATATAAAGATTTATGTGGTGGGTGTAGGGTTAGGGCAAAGATAATTTATGGTGATTATTTAGCCGAGGACCCAGCCTGTTACATTGATGGAAAAAGGTAACTATTCACCGCAGAGACGCAGAGAAACAGAGAAAACATAGGAATAAATCAGATAACAGAAAAGATTAGGTAATACATAAGACATCAAAACCAAATTTGTTAATCAATCATGATATGTCGGTTCTCAAAAGCTTGCTCTGATGAAAATCAGGAGCTTGCCCTCATGAAAATCAGGGATGGAATGAAGTATATGGTAAATAGTTTTTTATTTTTTCTCTGCGTCTCTGTGTCTCTGCGGTGAACGGTTACCTTCCGGGTTATAAGATTCCACGAAATTAAAGGTTAAATAATTGGTAAAAAAGGAGATAAAATGGAGATAGAAGGGAATATAATTTCACTATTACTTAAAACTGGTGGACTTCTTCGTGGGCATTTCTTGCTTTCATCAGGATTGCATAGCCCCCAATACTTGCAATGTGCACTTGTCCTCCAACATCCTAAACGGGCAGAATATTTAGGTAAAGAATTAGCTAAAAAATTCAATAAAAAAGATATAGATGTTGTCATAGGACCTGCCTTAGGGGGAATAATTGTTGCTCATGAGGTTGCCCGGGCATTAGGGACAAAGGCACTTTTTGCCGAACGGGTTGAAGATAAAATGCAACTTCGACGCGGATTTAAAATAAATTATGGAGAAAAAGTGTTAGTCGTCGAAGATGTAATTACTACTGCCGGCTCGGTAAAAGAGGTAATGGAATTAGTTAAAGAGTTGAATGGCATAGTTGTTGGTGTAGGAGCGTTAATTGATAGAAGTCAAGGGAAACTAGATTTAGGTATTCCACTAAAAACATTAGCTAAACTAAATATCGAGACTTATTCCAGAGAAACCTGCCCATTATGCAAACAACAATTACCATTAGTCAAACCAGGCAGTAGAGAAATATAGCCCATAGTGTCGTGTTGAACAAATAACGCACGGAATTTGATTCTGGTAACTGGTGATTGGTAACTGGTAATTAAATACCGTTTGGCTGATCTCAGGACGAAACTATTTAACCAGTTACCAATTATCCGTTTGCAGGTTATGAAATCTGATGATACGCCGTACAAAACTTACTCAACACCACAATAAAGGGTCAGGGTGAGGGGAAAAGAAGATGTTTTATCCACAATTTCAAGCGTCACAGAGGACTAATATCTTCATTCATTACCTCCAATGTTTCCCCAACAAGCCTTTCACATTGGGCAATTATCACCGATAGATATTCTTTAGTCTCATCATCCTTTGCCATATCTTGCAGTAATTGGGCATACCCTTTAATAATCGTTACCGGTGTTCTTATCTCGAAAGAGAGTTTTTTTGTCCAATTCTTCTTGAATTTAGAAAGGGCATGAATCTCTTCCAGGAGTTTTCCGTTTTCTTTAGCCGTTATTTCATTTATTTCCTTTAGTTTTCTAATGGTCTCATTTAATTGAGCCTCTTCTCTTTTTACCACCTCTTGTTTCTTAAGAATGTTTTTTGTTACCTTCTCTAATTTTTCAAGTTCCACTGGCTTTTGGATATAATCAACCGCACCAAGTCTCATAGCAGAGATGGCGGTATCAAGAGAGCTATACGCAGTAACGATTATTGCCTCTGTATGGGGGCTTACCTCTTTCAATTGCTTTAAGAAATCTATCCCATTCATCTGTGGCATCATTATATCGATAAAGGCTATGTTGAAATTCGTCTTTTCCAGTATTTTTAGTGCCTCTTTTCCATTTTTTGCGATTTCAGTTTTAAAGCCACAAGAAACAAAATATCTGCTAAGGATTTCAGCTATATCTTCATCATCCTCACAGATTAAAAGATTAACATCATTCATTTTATTTTCCTCCTTGGTAAACGGTCAGGGAATGCTGAAATTATAAATCAAGTCTTCACTCTTTGGTACAGTTGATAAACGCGTTCAATTTGGGGCAAGTTTATCAATTATCACTTTAAGTTCTGAGACATCAGCAGAATCTACAGATTTTATAATATCATCTGCTTATGTTTGTATTTTATAACAAATTTGTTTTTTTGTCAAGTGGAATCTTCAAAATTAAAATGTAACCGTTCAGGTGGTAATTTACCGCAGAGACGCAGAGAAACAGAGAGGAAAATATCTTTTTTTTCGCGTTTTTCGGTGTTTAAAAAGGC
Encoded proteins:
- a CDS encoding DUF2148 domain-containing protein, yielding MPIVKSQEAENYGIRVTATLMCTAARTAPKAKGVDNIVSCLVDKQEKQNVVETMRQIAKDFNNDTFARDADSVEKAHILVLIGTKISPVNLKLCGLCGFKNCVECVEKNGICIFNPGDLGIAVGSAVAIAADNRIDNRIMYTAGFAAVKLNLLGKEVKIAYGIPLSATAKNIFFDRKQSD
- a CDS encoding response regulator, which translates into the protein MNDVNLLICEDDEDIAEILSRYFVSCGFKTEIAKNGKEALKILEKTNFNIAFIDIMMPQMNGIDFLKQLKEVSPHTEAIIVTAYSSLDTAISAMRLGAVDYIQKPVELEKLEKVTKNILKKQEVVKREEAQLNETIRKLKEINEITAKENGKLLEEIHALSKFKKNWTKKLSFEIRTPVTIIKGYAQLLQDMAKDDETKEYLSVIIAQCERLVGETLEVMNEDISPL
- a CDS encoding radical SAM protein, whose translation is MINLTKLSRASENIISEMVVGDKPIVVWNMTRQCNLSCRHCYISARDKKSMTELTTDEAKRFIYDLASLNVPVLLFSGGEPLLRKDIFELGEFAANLGIRSVISSNGTLISSSIALSIKNAGFEYVGISIDGLADVHNEFRGIKNGFQLSFEGIHNCQEAKLHTGIRFTVNKHNFEDLPALLDLAAKESIPRFCLYHLVYTGKGKEMIQDDLDLNTKINLINFLIFRATTISNMEILTVDNPADGIYFYIQEKEPHKKALIETLLKMAGGCSAGQKIANISPEGEIYPCQFWQDLSLGNVRKTPFSQIWQKNLNMCSQIKTRLKGKCGQCSYKDLCGGCRVRAKIIYGDYLAEDPACYIDGKR
- the pyrE gene encoding orotate phosphoribosyltransferase, with the translated sequence MEIEGNIISLLLKTGGLLRGHFLLSSGLHSPQYLQCALVLQHPKRAEYLGKELAKKFNKKDIDVVIGPALGGIIVAHEVARALGTKALFAERVEDKMQLRRGFKINYGEKVLVVEDVITTAGSVKEVMELVKELNGIVVGVGALIDRSQGKLDLGIPLKTLAKLNIETYSRETCPLCKQQLPLVKPGSREI